The Vicia villosa cultivar HV-30 ecotype Madison, WI linkage group LG1, Vvil1.0, whole genome shotgun sequence genome includes a region encoding these proteins:
- the LOC131655272 gene encoding uncharacterized protein LOC131655272, which produces MGGAKGGKVSSTSRSRGVKEVKEKTKILTKSASRPQGGRGSDAQAQSSARDLVKTIEPDFDEKTVKMWWKPENGSFEEDMLPFRDDSDAAELVMFVVGNNCDAEIFCELQPEEGGSTFMDRIREKGKGKAENENNSEDESSDESVRDVHFDDSEEERMKGFAEEMDDVVNGNSAEHINQENGEANPGAASQQVNKISITEEMGKQHVIEDEYMTDELDSGAEDDSSDERTCVIRFNEEDKLSKDYVFKVGMEFRSLRQFKDAILEHNVLNGRDVKFEKNDSNRCRVVCKDKKKCNYTVLCSRVLTSTTFRIKTLFAKHKCGRKFFNKSAKAEWVAKVIVDGLKNNTKMKLNEVVADIRQRYSTEIPGCRAFRARQIARQIVEGDSSKQFSMLWSYGAELRRASAGNTFKINTTSFAPGLKPRFERCYISFDGTKKALTKACRPFIGLDGCHLKHKYGGILFIAVGRDPNDQYLPVAFAVVESETKDSWSWFMKLLIEDIGDGRWCFISDQQKGLVQVFEEEYPAYEHRFCLRHLYANFKKKFGGGTLYRDLMMAAAKATYFEAHEAKMLMIKEAKLEAYEWLETIPKNKWCKHAFPFFSKCDVLMNNLSEFFNATILLQRDKPIITMLEWIRNYLMGRFATLREKVDGYNGQIMSKPLKRLDREIEKSASWTATYAGRYSFQVTHVLFTDSFVVDLEKHTYSCNFWEIVGIPCRHAVAAIYRKVDDPVSYVNKCYHKSTYEACYNEVITPLNGQNKWPKTTQPDMFPPLYKRGAGRPKKLRRREADEVNQNKWQRTNTSHRCKVCFELGHNKRTCKKNKQIGPTSGVQANVQNEEVPPNNVTTTEDVPTQASQTAQANVAAKKEHKAKGKASKNAKSRTSGTTQPSNSSPVDKYYEWDAETLEALLDWDDILDIRPLSVDSAPIKKKDAQPTKDKEPVVAANDSGPSTATTATKARDGTKIFFGPAPKKPKNKPLKQHVGASSVGQVPPKPPTTSSAQVQPKAKKSKSDMDVAKRQSDRLRSLKTKAIPGPGKKPDHPLVIVEEDEATEDSTSGVPKMKKWDDIYKGLTQ; this is translated from the exons atgggtggcgctaagggaggAAAAGTCTCTTCAACCTCACGTTCTCGtggagtgaaggaggtgaaggagaagacgaAGATTTTGACCAAATCTGCTTCTCGTCCCCAGGGGGGCCGGGGCTCGGACGCGCAGGCTCAGTCTTCAG CACGTGACTTAGTGAAAACCATTgaacctgactttgatgaaaaaaCTGTTAAGATGTGGTGGAAACCTGAAAATGGTAGTTTTGAAGAAGACATGTTGCCATTTAGGGATGACTCAGATGCTGCTGAGTTAGTGATGTTTGTTGTTGGAAATAATTGTGATGCTGAGATATTTTGTGAACTACAACCTGAAGAAGGTGGTAGTACCTTTATGGATAGGATTAGGGAGAAGGGGAAGGGCAAAGCAGAAAATGAGAATAATAGTGAGGATGAATCAAGTGATGAATCAGTAAGGGATGTGCATTTTGATGATAGTGAGGAGGAAAGAATGAAGGGTTTTGCTGAAGAAATGGATGATGTGGTGAATGGAAATTCTGCTGAGCATATAAATCAAGAAAATGGGGAAGCAAATCCTGGTGCAGCAAGTCAACAAGTTAACAAAATTAGTATCACAGAAGAAATGGGGAAGCAACATGTCATTGAAGATGAATACATGACAGATGAGTTGGATAGTGGGGCTGAGGATGATAGTTCTGATGAAAGGACATGTGTTATAAGGTTCAATGAGGAAGATAAACTGAGCAAGGATTATGTCTTCAAAGTAGGAATGGAATTTCGTTCATTGAGACAGTTTAAGGATGCCATACTTGAGCATAATGTGCTAAATGGAAGAGATGTGAAGTTTGAGAAGAATGATTCTAATAGATGCAGGGTTGTTTGCAAGGACAAGAAAAAGTGTAATTATACAGTATTGTGTAGTAGGGTGTTAACATCCACAACTTTTAGGATAAAGACACTATTTGCAAAACATAAGTGTGGGAGAAAGTTTTTTAATAAAAGTGCTAAGGCAGAATGGGTTGCTAAGGTTATTGTAGATGGTTTGAAGAACAACACTAAGATGAAACTGAATGAGGTAGTTGCTGATATTAGACAAAGGTATTCCACTGAAATTCCAGGGTGCAGGGCATTTAGGGCAAGACAAATTGCAAGACAAATAGTTGAGGGGGATTCAAGCAAACAATTTAGTATGTTGTGGTCTTATGGTGCTGAGTTGAGAAGGGCTTCAGCAGGCAATACATTCAAAATCAACACTACTTCATTTGCCCCAGGATTGAAGCCTAGGTTTGAGAGGTGTTACATATCCTTTGATGGGACCAAGAAAGCATTGACAAAGGCATGCAGGCCCTTTATTGGATTGGATGGATGCCATTTGAAACACAAATATGGTGGTATTTTATTCATTGCAGTGGGCAGAGATCCAAATGACCAATATCTtcctgttgcttttgctgtagTTGAGAGTGAAACAAAAGACTCTTGGAGCTGGTTTATGAAGTTACTTATTGAAGATATTGGAGATGGCAGATGGTGTTTCATATCTGATCAACAGAAG GGACTGGTGCAAGTGTTTGAAGAGGAGTATCCAGCTTATGAGCACAGATTTTGTCTAAGACATTTATATGCAAACTTCAAAAAAAAGTTTGGTGGAGGAACTTTGTACAGGGATCTCATGATGGCAGCTGCCAAGGCTACCTATTTTGAGGCACATGAAGCAAAGATGCTTATGATCAAGGAGGCCAAATTGGAAGCTTATGAGTGGTTGGAGACAATTCCCAAGAACAaatggtgtaagcatgctttcCCTTTTTTCTCAAAGTGTGATGTGTTAATGAACAATTTGAGTGAGTTTTTTAATGCAACCATTTTATTGCAAAGGGACAAGCCAATTATTACAATGCTTGAGTGGATTAGGAATTATTTAATGGGGAGGTTTGCAACCCTTAGAGAAAAAGTAGATGGATACAATGGTCAAATAATGTCTAAACCATTAAAGAGATTAGATAGAGAGATTGAGAAGAGTGCTAGTTGGACAGCAACATATGCTGGTAGGTATTCATTTCAAGTTACCCATGTACTCTTTACTGACAGCTTTGTAGTTGACCTTGAGAAACATACATATAGTTGTAACTTTTGGGAAATAGTTGGGATACCATGTAGACATGCAGTGGCAGCCATATATAGGAAGGTGGATGACCCAGTGAGTTATGTAAACAAGTGCTATCACAAGAGTACCTATGAGGCATGCTATAATGAAGTCATCACCCCTTTGAATGGCCAGAACAAATGGCCCAAAACAACTCAACCTGATATGTTTCCACCACTGTACAAACGTGGTGCAGGGAGGCCCAAAAAACTACGTAGGAGAGAAGCTGATGAGGTTAATCAGAATAAATGGCAGAGAACTAATACTAGTCATAGATGCAAAGTTTGTTTTGAACTAGGTCACAACAAAAGGACTTGCAAGAAAAACAAGCAAATT GGTCCAACAAGTGGTGTCCAAGCAAATGTGCAAAATGAAGAAGTTCCACCTAATAATGTGACAACTACTGAGGATGTGCCTACACAGGCCAGTCAAACTGCCCAAGCAAATGTGGCAGCAAAAAAAGAG CATAAGGCTAAGGGCAAAGCTTCAAAAAATGCCAAGTCTAGAACAAGTGGTACAACACAACCATCAAACTCTTCACCTGTTGATAAGTATTATGAATGGGATGCTGAAACACTAGAAGCCTTGCTGGATTGGGATGATATTTTGGACATTAGGCCTTTGAGTGTGGATTCTGCACCCATCAAGAAAAAGGATGCTCAGCCAACAAAGGATAAAGAACCAGTTGTTGCTGCCAATGATTCTGGACCATCTACTGCAACTACTGCTACAAAGGCCAGGGATGGAACCAAAATTTTCTTTGGCCCAGCTCCAAAAAAACCAAAGAACAAACCACTCAAACAACATGTAGGTGCATCATCTGTTGGACAGGTTCCTCCTAAACCACCTACAACATCTTCAGCACAAGTGCAGCCCAAAGCAAAAAAAAGTAAAAGTGATATGGATGTGGCAAAAAGGCAAAGTGATAGACTCAGAAGCCTCAAGACAAAGGCTATTCCAGGGCCAGGGAAAAAACCAGATCATCCATTGGTGATCGTTGAGGAGGATGAAGCGACAGAGGATTCAACAAGTGGTGTCCCCAAGATGAAGAAATGGGATGACATCTACAAAGGCTTAACTCAGTGA